Within the Myxococcales bacterium genome, the region GTGACCATCGACAGGCCGACCGGCGACAGGCAAAGCTCGCCCAGCGTGCACATGACGTAGCAGCCCACCAGCCACAAATAGGTGACCTTGGTCTCCGGGCCGCCTTTGTCCACCAGCGCGCCGGCAAACAGCATAACGACCATGCCGAGGGTCAGCATGCTCAGGCCGAAGACGAATTTCACGGGGGTCGAAGGTTCGCGGCCGGCTTTCGCCAGGCGGATCCACATCGAGGAGAACAGCGGCGCCAACACAAAGATCAGGAAGGGATTGACCGATTGGAACCAACTGGCCGGAAATTCCCAGTTGATCAGCGGAAGCATCCGGTTGGTGGATTTGTCGGCGAACAAGGTCAGCGAGCTGCCGGCCTGCTCGAAGGACGCCCAGAAGAAAATGACGAAGAACGCCATGATGAAGATTACCGCGATGCGGTGTTTTTCTTCGGTCGTCAGCGGCGCGTGTTCCGCCGCGCCCTTGGCCTGATAACCAGGTTTCATCCCGGCGTCGCCGAGGTATTTCTTGCCGCCGAGCAGGTACATGCCCAACCCGGCCAGCATGCCGACGCCGGCCGCGGCGAAACCGTACTGCCAGCCGATCCGCTCGCCCAGCGTGCCGCAAATCAGCGGCGAGAAAAGGGCGCCCAGGTTGATGCCCATGTAGAAGATGGTGAACGCTCCGTCGCGGCGCGGATCGTTTTGTTCGTACAGCTGCCCGACCGTCGTGGAAATGTTCGGTTTGAAAAAGCCGTTGCCGATGATCAGGAAACAGAGGCCGAGGTAAAACAGGGTCTGCCCCGCGAACGTGGCGCCGGCGTCGCCGGCCCCTGAAACCGCCGCGACTGCCAGGCAGAATTCGCCGATGGCCATGATCAGGCCGCCGATGAAAATGCTCTTGCGCTGTCCCAGGTAGCGGTCGGCCAGGTAGCCGCCGATCAGCGGCGTCATGTAGACCAGGCCGGTGTACCAGCCGTAGATCGAGCCGGCCTTTTCGGTGTTGAACAGCAGGTACTTGGTCATGAAGAGCACGAGGATGGCGCGCATGCCGTAATAGCTGAAGCGCTCCCACATTTCGACGCCGAAAAGCAGATACAGACCGGGCGGATGGCCGTTGGTTTTCGCTACGGGTTGAGCCATTTCTCTCTCCCTTTCGCAGGTGCGGTAGATGAAAAAGATGTTTTGACTTTACTAGGATAGGAACGGGGAGAAGTCAATGCGATTTGCCTCTGCGGAGGTTCTCTGATTGATGTGGATAGATTCTTCGGTCAAGGGCCACAGAATGAAAACGACCGATAATCTGTAAAGTGAGCAACCGCTCATCGGTCATTTTTAATATGTTCTTGCGCAGAAAAACTGACACCGGATGCAAAATTTCCTCTTGTTTTTTGTCTAGATGCATGCTATTGGCAAAATCGCGGCACTAAGAATCTGTATTTCCAGTGGGGCTGGGAAGGGGGATAAGACTGTAAGGAGTCCCCGATGCCCTGGAAAAATCTGCCGCGACCACTGCAATTTTACATCATCTTTTTAATCACGGCCGCCGCTGCTGTTTTCTTTCAACAAGTGCACTTCATGGCCGCCGCGCCGCTGACCTGGTCGCTGATTCTCTATATTCTGCTTTCCATTCTAACCGCCCGCATCAATGTGAAGATTCCCTACACCGACGTTCATTTTTCGATGGATACGGCGTTCGTTTACGCGATTCTGATGCTCTACGGCGGCTTGCCGGCGATGGTGGCGGATTCGGCGAGCAAGATCATCAACACCATGCCGCACATCAAGCAGCAGACCTGGTACAAGGTTCCCTTCAACGTCGCGTCGGGGTTGTTGTCGGTCTTCGCGGCCGGCCAGGTCTACTATCTGTTGTTGCCGAACAACCCGACGTATAGCGGCTATCTGCTGCCGCTGGCCTGCATGGCCATGGCGTATTTCCTGGTCAATTCGATCACCGTGGCGGTGGCGATCAGCCTTTCCACCGGGATGAACGTGATCAAGCTCTGGGTGGAAAATTTTCTGTGGACTTCCATCGGCTTTTTCGCGGCGTTGTCGATCGCGGTGCTAATTTACCTGCTCGATTTCACCATCGGCGCCCTGGCGTTTCTGGTCAGCCTGCCGATTCTGGGGCTCGTCTATTTTTCGCAGCGCGTTTACCTCCGGCAGGAGGAAGACGCCAAGGCGCACATCAACCAGCTCGAAGCGATGCACATGAGCACCATCGAGACGCTTTCGCTGGCCATCGACGCCAAGGACCAGATCACCCACGGTCACGTGCACCGGGTCACGGCCTACGTCACCAAACTGGCGGAATATCTCGGCGTGACCGCCCCCGAGGAAATGCAGGGGTTGCGCTTCGCGGCGCTGGTGCATGATATCGGCAAAATCGGCATTCCCGATTTGCTGCTGGCCAAGCCGGGGCGGTTCACCCACGAGGAGATGGACCGGATGCGCATGCACCCGGTGATCGGCGCCCAGATCGTCAAGGCGGTGTCGACCGATTTCCCCATCACCGACATCGTGCTGTGTCATCACGAGCGGTGGGACGGCACGGGCTATCCGCGGCGGCTGAAAGGCGAGGCGATCAACCGTTTCGCCCGCATGTTGGCGATCTGCGACGTCTACGACGCCCTGCGCTCCGACCGGCCTTACCGGCGGGCGATGTGCAAGGAAAAGGCCGTCAACATCATTCGCGACGAACGCGGCGGCGCTTTCGATCCGGAAATCACCGACGTCTTTTTGACCCACTTGGAGGATTTGGAGGCGGCGGCGGCCGAAGAGGATCGCCGCCTGGAAGCGCTGACATTTTCGACGCCTTCGTCGACCGACGGTTTGGACGTCGTGCACAATTACAACCCGCTGGAGTTGTACGGCCAGATTTCCTACACGCAACAGGAAGTGTTCTTGCTTTACGAGACGGCCCAGTTGGTCGGCTTGAATCTGCCGGCGCAGGAGCTGGCGGCCAAGCTGATGACCAGCGTCGGCAAATTGATCCCCTACAACACCGCCATCGTGTTTTTGACCGACACCGCCGAGGATCATCTCGAGCCGCTGTACGTCGATTCGCGCGATGCCGGCGCGTTTTCCGGTTTCCGCATCGCGTTCGGGCGCGGCATGTCCGGCTGGGTGGCGCAAAACGGCCAGCCGATGCGCAACGTCGACCCCGTGGCCGAACTGGGCGAGTTGGATATCGCCGACCAGAAATACCGGACCATGCTGTCGGTGCCGCTGCGATTCGACGGGCGCACGGTCGGCGTGGTCAGCCTGTACTCCGAGAAAAAGGATTTCTACCAGGATCGCCACCAGGATCTGCTCATCAAGCTGTGCAGCATGGTCACCCCGGCCGTGGTCGGCGCGCTCAAGAGCGAAGAAATGATGTCGGAGGATTTGATCGATCCCCTCACGCACCTGGGCAACGTGCGCGCGATGAAGCACTACTTCGAGGGCGAATTGATCGGCCACCCGCGACAGGAAGCCTATTCACTGTATTTGCTGGATTTGCGCGGCTGGCGGCAGATCAACCAGCGTTACGGGCATGAGACCGGCGATCGCCTGTTGCAGACGCTGGTCAGCGGCGTCACCGGCGTACTGCGTCCCGAGGATCGCTGCTTCCGTTGCGGGGCGGACGAACTTGCCGTCGTCGCGCACGGCGCCGACAAACAAGGCGCGATGGCGCTCACGGTGCGGCTGCGGCGTTCGATCACGCGCCTGGGCGTCAAGGTGGCCGGAGGCGTGCTCTCGCCCGATGTGGCGATCGGCTACGCCTCGTATCCCGAGGACGGCATCACGCCCGAGGAATTGTGGCGTGTCGCCGACAGCAACCTGTACAAGGACCAGATGCGTAGCGCGGTGCCCGCAAAGGATTGGCACAATTCAATGGCGCCGGCCAGCGGATCCTGATCCGTCGATCCTTGTTTACCCGCCGCGGTTGCCCGATAATAGCCGCCATGTGGAAACTGCTGACGCGCTTCGGCGAAGCCGGCGAAGCCGATTTCCCGCTCCTCGACGAGTTGACGATCGGCCGCGCGCCGGATAACGCCATCTGGCTCGACGACCCGCTGGTGTCGCGCCGCCACGCCCGGATTTATCTCGCGGGACAGGCCGCGTTCGCCGTCGATCTGCAAAGCGCCAACGGCGTTTTTCGCAACGGCGAACGGTTGACCGACCCGGTCGAATTGCGGCCCGGCGACGTGCTGCTGATCGGCGGCTACAAGCTGCTGGTGACCTGGTCGGGGCAGGGGCCTGCCCCCGCGCCGGCCGGCGATGAGTCGCTCGACCGGACGTTTCACCTCACCACGCAACGGCCAGGAGCCGGGGAACTGGAATCGCCGTCGGCAAAGAAAAGCGATGAACCTTTGGCGGCGAAACGCGCGGCGCCGCGTCCGCGGGCGGGCTGCCTGCTGCCGCTGCTCGCTCCAGTCTTGCTCTGGCTGGCGTTAAGGCTCTGGTAACCAAAGATGACTGACGAACGAACCCGACTCGAGGATACGACGGTACGCGAATCCACCGCCCATCTGCGGGAAAAGGCCGGGCGGCGGCGCGACGAAGCGCCGCAATGTCCTTACCTGCTGGTGATGACCGGGCGGATGAAGCATAAAAAGATCCTGCTGCTCGCCGGGCGGACGCTGATCGGCCGCGACCCGTCCTGCCACCTGGTACTCGACGACCCGTGCGTTTCGGCGCGGCATCTGCGGCTTGTCCGCCGGCCGGAAGGGGTTTACGGCGAGGACCTCGACAGCGCCAACGGCACGCTCGTCAACGGCCAGCCGCCGGAAGCGACGCAACCGTTGCGGCACGGCGACCGTCTGCAAATCGGCCGCACCGAACTGGAATTCCGTTATCCGACCGCGACGATTATTCCGAATGGTACCGATTGAAGAGACAATGCCAGCGGCCGAGGCTGAACCAGTAGTCGATCGCCGGCCGCGTCAGCGTCTCCCGATGTAACGGGCAAAGCGCGTTTTGGCTGGCGCCCAGACGGGTCAGGTCGACGTTCAAGCGGGTGCGCGCGCCGCCGGGTTCGTCGAGCTTCGGATTGAAGATAATCACCAACAACGGCGGGCGATCGTCCGGGTAGCGGATGGAATAGGCCTCCTGGACGTCCCAGATTTCGCGGCCCTGCTCGTAGCAGGTTTCCCATAACGCGCGGTCGAGAGCGATCTGGTGCTGGTAGCAATCCTCGCGCGTCGAAGCGTAATAGACATCGTCGATTTTGGTCACGACCAGGACCGCCAGGATCAAGATCGCCAGCAGAAAGACCAGATCGACCGCCGTGAATCCGCGCGTGTTCATTATTCGAGTTTCAACACTCCGTCGCCCATGATGAAGAGCCGCCGGTAATTGTAACGGTCCGCCCGCGGCAGGTTTAAAATGAATTGCTCCTCGCCTTCGATCAGCGAGTAAACGTACGGTTCGCCGGTATCCAGGATCGTCGGCGGCTCCGGCAAGTATTTTGGCACGAGCCCTTTCAATTCCTTGGGAAATTGACCGTCGTTCTCATTGGCGTACAAAAAAATCTTCGAGGCAATATAGGTCATCTGCAACGAGGGATCGCCCATCTGTTTGAAGCGTTTGAGTTCGTTGACGGCCGGCAGGCCCGCCCGGTCGATGTAGTGGTTCATGTAGATGAGGGTACCGAGCAGCAGCAGGATGAGGACGATGTACCAGCCGTTGATCACCTCCAGCGCCGCTTCCAATTTCGTTTTCTTCTTTTTGGTGTCGTCGGCTTTGCGGTGCCGCAATTCGAGGTATTCGCGCGTGTCGTCGTCGGCGATTTCCACCGCCGATTCCAGGGTGCAGGCGGGACAGATGACCTTGTCTTCCTCGTCGAAGCGCATGCACTGGCCGCAGATCGGTTTGCCGCAACTCGTACACTCGTAGAGCGCGTCCTCGTTCGGGTGAAAAAAGCACCGAGTCATGCCGCGCGGCTCCTTACCGCTGATTAATCGATGAAGAATATTTTGCCCGACTTCGCGACATCAATCAACACGGTCGCCGGGGATCGCCAACATGCGTTTGCGTTGGGCCGCCTTGGCATCAAGCGGCAACACCACGGTAAAGGCGGTGCCGTGATCGATCCGACTGGCGAAGTGAATGTCGCCGCCCAGCCATTCGACGATCATCCGGCTGATCGGCATGCCCAGGCCGAGGCCGTCGTGATGCGTGTCCAGCCGTTCGATCTGCTGAAAACGATCGAACACCTTGTGCGCGTCCTCCGCCTGAATGCCGATGCCGGTGTCCGCGACGACCAGCCGCGCCATCGATTCCAGGCCGCTTTCCACCAGATCGAGGCGAACGGTGATGCGGCCCTTCTCGGTGAACTTGATCGCGTTGCTCAGCAGGTTGGTGACGACTTGCACCACCCGGTCGGCGTCGACGACCACCGCGCGCAGGCGGGGATCGTTCTTCAGATTGATTTCGAACGCGAGCCCCTTCTGGATGATCGAGAGTCGATACGCCTCGCAGGTCTGCTGCACCAGGGCGATCAAATCGGTCTTTTGGAAATGGAACTGAATCCGGCCCGCCTCGAGGCTCGAAAGGTCGAGCAGGTCGTTGATCAAGCGGGTCAGCCGGAGAGCCTCGCTCTGCATGATGCGCAGAAAACGTTCGCGGCCGCGTTCGGTCAGCGGCAGGTTTTTCGTCAACAGCGCCTCGGCGCTGGCGCTGATGGAGGTCAGCGGGGTTTTCAATTCGTGCGAGACGAGGCTGAGGAAGTCGTCCTTGTTTTTATCGAGTTCGCGCAGTTTTTCCAGGGCGATTTCCAGGTCGGCGGTGCGTTCGCTGATCCGCTTCTCCAGGTTGAGGTTGAGTTGCATGATTTCCTGGTCGGCCTTTTCCAGGGCGCCCTGCTTTTCCTCCAGTTCGCCGCGCGCCTGGACCAGCTTGAAGGTCATTTCCGAAAATTTTTCGCTCAGAATGCCGATTTCGTCCATCCGAGCGGCGGCCAACTGAATCGGCTGGCGGCCGTCGAAGGTTTCCATGTCGGTGGTGAGTTGCTCGAGCGGATGCGTCAGGTTCCGCGCCAGCCAGCGCGACATCAGGATCGCGATCAGGCACAGCGCGAGAAAGAAGGCGAGGGCGATGAAGCGCAGTTCGGCGATCGCCGAGTCGAACTTGGCGCGGACGTCGGTGGTGAAATCGTCCTGGAAGCGCTGCGCCGCGCTCTGCCAGACCTGACTTTTCTCGCGCGGCTGCGCGTAGAGCAGGGTGTAGCCGACCGGCGGCAGCGGGGCGGTCGCCGTGACGTACCCGTGCTGCAACTGACGGTTCACGACGTCGATCTCCCGGCCGTTGTAGGCCAGGAAATCCGGCGAGGAACTGGCGGTCAGGTTGCCTTCCTCGTTGAACAACAGGACGATGCCGGGCGTATTGTCCAGCAGCCGCATGAACCGCTGCAGAGTGCGATCGAGGTCGCCCTGGCTGTCCTGATAAAGGTTCTGCCAGCCGGCGGCGAGCGAGGCGGCGTTGGTGTGCAGCGTCATTTCCAGGTCGTTCTGCAGGGCCAGGTTCAGCAGTTGCGTTTTGCGTTCGGCGTAGTCGCCGGCATCCTTGGCCGTCAGCAGGCGTGTCGAGTTCAGCATTTCACTGAGCAGCAGAAAAAGCGAAATGATGGGAATGACCGCCAGCAGCATGGTCCAGAAGAGGATGCGGTTTTGCATCGCTTGCGTTCTTCTCGTCTGGCTGCCTTCAGGCATCACCGGCTCCTACCAGGGAATCGGCTCCAACGGCCGCGGCACGATCACTTCCGTTTCCGGCCGCAACTGCCGGACTCGTTCGGCGAACGGAACAGGGTCGCTGCCCGGAATGTATTTGTCCATTTCCGTCAGCGGCCGGGAAAAATCCTCGAAATGGAACGGAAAAACCCGGCGCGGGCGAATCCGGGAGAACAGGCGCTGGATGAAATGCGGCGTGTATTGGTGGCCCGAGACGCAGATCCAGGCGTCGTCCACCGCGCATTCCGGCAGGAGGTTGTCGATCAGGTTGGCCGTGCCCTGGTGAAAAAGAGTCCGCCCGCCGGCCCGCACGAAGGCCAGCAGCGGCGGTTCGCCGTGGCGGTATTTCCAAACCCAG harbors:
- a CDS encoding peptide MFS transporter, translated to MAQPVAKTNGHPPGLYLLFGVEMWERFSYYGMRAILVLFMTKYLLFNTEKAGSIYGWYTGLVYMTPLIGGYLADRYLGQRKSIFIGGLIMAIGEFCLAVAAVSGAGDAGATFAGQTLFYLGLCFLIIGNGFFKPNISTTVGQLYEQNDPRRDGAFTIFYMGINLGALFSPLICGTLGERIGWQYGFAAAGVGMLAGLGMYLLGGKKYLGDAGMKPGYQAKGAAEHAPLTTEEKHRIAVIFIMAFFVIFFWASFEQAGSSLTLFADKSTNRMLPLINWEFPASWFQSVNPFLIFVLAPLFSSMWIRLAKAGREPSTPVKFVFGLSMLTLGMVVMLFAGALVDKGGPETKVTYLWLVGCYVMCTLGELCLSPVGLSMVTKLAPVRFASLLMGTWFLSNFAANLVGGLFAGRYDTMAKATFFMIPVATAGGATIILLFLVKTLKKWMHGIH
- a CDS encoding diguanylate cyclase, giving the protein MPWKNLPRPLQFYIIFLITAAAAVFFQQVHFMAAAPLTWSLILYILLSILTARINVKIPYTDVHFSMDTAFVYAILMLYGGLPAMVADSASKIINTMPHIKQQTWYKVPFNVASGLLSVFAAGQVYYLLLPNNPTYSGYLLPLACMAMAYFLVNSITVAVAISLSTGMNVIKLWVENFLWTSIGFFAALSIAVLIYLLDFTIGALAFLVSLPILGLVYFSQRVYLRQEEDAKAHINQLEAMHMSTIETLSLAIDAKDQITHGHVHRVTAYVTKLAEYLGVTAPEEMQGLRFAALVHDIGKIGIPDLLLAKPGRFTHEEMDRMRMHPVIGAQIVKAVSTDFPITDIVLCHHERWDGTGYPRRLKGEAINRFARMLAICDVYDALRSDRPYRRAMCKEKAVNIIRDERGGAFDPEITDVFLTHLEDLEAAAAEEDRRLEALTFSTPSSTDGLDVVHNYNPLELYGQISYTQQEVFLLYETAQLVGLNLPAQELAAKLMTSVGKLIPYNTAIVFLTDTAEDHLEPLYVDSRDAGAFSGFRIAFGRGMSGWVAQNGQPMRNVDPVAELGELDIADQKYRTMLSVPLRFDGRTVGVVSLYSEKKDFYQDRHQDLLIKLCSMVTPAVVGALKSEEMMSEDLIDPLTHLGNVRAMKHYFEGELIGHPRQEAYSLYLLDLRGWRQINQRYGHETGDRLLQTLVSGVTGVLRPEDRCFRCGADELAVVAHGADKQGAMALTVRLRRSITRLGVKVAGGVLSPDVAIGYASYPEDGITPEELWRVADSNLYKDQMRSAVPAKDWHNSMAPASGS
- a CDS encoding FHA domain-containing protein encodes the protein MWKLLTRFGEAGEADFPLLDELTIGRAPDNAIWLDDPLVSRRHARIYLAGQAAFAVDLQSANGVFRNGERLTDPVELRPGDVLLIGGYKLLVTWSGQGPAPAPAGDESLDRTFHLTTQRPGAGELESPSAKKSDEPLAAKRAAPRPRAGCLLPLLAPVLLWLALRLW
- a CDS encoding FHA domain-containing protein, with the protein product MTDERTRLEDTTVRESTAHLREKAGRRRDEAPQCPYLLVMTGRMKHKKILLLAGRTLIGRDPSCHLVLDDPCVSARHLRLVRRPEGVYGEDLDSANGTLVNGQPPEATQPLRHGDRLQIGRTELEFRYPTATIIPNGTD
- a CDS encoding HAMP domain-containing histidine kinase, which encodes MPEGSQTRRTQAMQNRILFWTMLLAVIPIISLFLLLSEMLNSTRLLTAKDAGDYAERKTQLLNLALQNDLEMTLHTNAASLAAGWQNLYQDSQGDLDRTLQRFMRLLDNTPGIVLLFNEEGNLTASSSPDFLAYNGREIDVVNRQLQHGYVTATAPLPPVGYTLLYAQPREKSQVWQSAAQRFQDDFTTDVRAKFDSAIAELRFIALAFFLALCLIAILMSRWLARNLTHPLEQLTTDMETFDGRQPIQLAAARMDEIGILSEKFSEMTFKLVQARGELEEKQGALEKADQEIMQLNLNLEKRISERTADLEIALEKLRELDKNKDDFLSLVSHELKTPLTSISASAEALLTKNLPLTERGRERFLRIMQSEALRLTRLINDLLDLSSLEAGRIQFHFQKTDLIALVQQTCEAYRLSIIQKGLAFEINLKNDPRLRAVVVDADRVVQVVTNLLSNAIKFTEKGRITVRLDLVESGLESMARLVVADTGIGIQAEDAHKVFDRFQQIERLDTHHDGLGLGMPISRMIVEWLGGDIHFASRIDHGTAFTVVLPLDAKAAQRKRMLAIPGDRVD